Proteins encoded by one window of Arachis hypogaea cultivar Tifrunner chromosome 1, arahy.Tifrunner.gnm2.J5K5, whole genome shotgun sequence:
- the LOC112790130 gene encoding uncharacterized protein, with the protein MTNLPPSLSMNAAFGGSGAAPPPSPGGSSQSSPGGNKDRKMASAEQLVLELSNPDLRENALLELSKKRELFQDLAPLLWNSFGTIAALLQEIVSIYPVLSPPNLTPAQSNRVCNALALLQCVASHPDTRMLFLNAHIPLYLYPFLNTTSKSRPFEYLRLTSLGVIGALVKVDDTEVISFLLSTEIIPLCLRTMEMGSELSKTVATFIVQKILLDDVGLDYICTTAERFFAVGRVLGNMVAALAEQPSSRLLKHIIRCYLRLSDNPRACDALRSCLPDMLRDATFSNCLREDLTTRRWLQQLLQNVGVSRVPTLQAGGGFDHMMVT; encoded by the exons ATGACAAATTTGCCCCCGTCATTATCAATGAACGCAGCCTTTGGCGGCAGCGGTGCTGCTCCTCCGCCTTCTCCCGGTGGCTCCTCCCAGAGCTCCCCCGGAGGCAACAAGGATCGCAAGATGGCCTCCGCCGAGCAGCTCGTCCTCGAGCTCAGCAACCCCGACCTCCGTGAAAACGCTCTACTCGAACTCTCCAAG aagagagaATTATTTCAAGATCTTGCTCCATTATTATGGAATTCATTTGGTACTATTGCTGCACTTTTGCAG gAAATAGTTTCAATATACCCTGTTCTTTCTCCACCAAATCTTACTCCAGCACAATCTAATCGTGTGTGCAATGCACTTGCTCTTCTTCAG TGCGTAGCCTCACACCCTGATACAAGGATGTTGTTCCTCAATG CTCATATACCTCTATATCTGTATCCCTTCCTTAATACAACAAGCAAATCAAGACCATTTGAGTACTTGAGACTCACCAGTCTTGGCGTCATTGGTGCTTTGGTGAAG GTTGATGATACGGAAGTCATAAGTTTCCTTCTTTCAACTGAGATAATTCCATTGTGCCTGCGCACCATGGAAATGGGCAGTGAACTATCAAAAACA GTTGCAACTTTCATTGTTCAGAAAATCCTATTGGACGACGTGGGCTTGGATTATATTTGCACTACAGCAGAGCGTTTTTTTGCAGTAGGTCGAGTTTTGGGAAACATGGTGGCAGCTCTTGCTGAGCAGCCCTCATCTCGTTTGTTGAAGCATATCATCCGATGCTATCTTCGCCTATCAGATAATCCAAG GGCTTGTGATGCATTAAGAAGTTGTCTTCCAGACATGTTAAGAGATGCTACTTTCAGCAACTGCCTTCGT GAGGACCTTACAACCAGGAGGTGGCTGCAACAATTGCTTCAGAATGTTGGTGTGAGTCGGGTGCCCACTCTGCAAGCCGGAGGCGGCTTCGACCATATGATGGTGACATGA